In Musa acuminata AAA Group cultivar baxijiao chromosome BXJ2-8, Cavendish_Baxijiao_AAA, whole genome shotgun sequence, one genomic interval encodes:
- the LOC135619438 gene encoding glucan endo-1,3-beta-glucosidase 8-like, whose amino-acid sequence MATACRFLACLLLLVALRTSMVDGLGVNWGTMATHRLPPKTIAQLLQDNGIKKVKIFDADPSSMSALAGTGIEVMIAIPNDMLAKMNDYDAAKQWVKKNVTRYNFNGGVDIKYVAVGNEPFLKSYNDSFTNITFPALKNIQNALNEAGIGDAIKATVPLNADVYDSPASNPVPSAGDFRADIRDLMAQIVEFFSLNGAPFTVNIYPFLSLYGNSDFPIDFAFFDGTSAPVVDNGVAYTNVFDANFDTLVSALRKAGFGDLPIVVGEVGWPTDGDVNANVAMAERFFGGLLKRLAAKSGTPLRPNMEMQVYLFGLVDEDAKSVAPGNFERHWGLFTYDGRPKFAVDFSGQGQNGMPVGAKGVQYLPTRWCALNPAATDLGKLADNVNFACTYADCTALGGGCSCDALDASGKASYAFNAYFQAQSQNGESCYFQGLAMVTTQNISQGSCNFTIQIASSAASTSRRGRLVLLLLAIAAGLLM is encoded by the exons ATGGCTACTGCTTGCCGGTTCTTGGCATGTCTACTACTACTCGTCGCCCTCCGGACTTCCATGGTGGATGGCCTCGGGGTGAACTGGGGGACGATGGCCACCCACCGGTTGCCGCCCAAAACCATCGCGCAGCTCCTACAAGACAACGGCATCAAGAAGGTCAAGATATTCGACGCGGATCCGTCCTCCATGAGCGCATTGGCCGGGACAGGGATCGAGGTGATGATCGCCATCCCCAACGACATGCTCGCGAAGATGAACGACTACGACGCGGCCAAGCAGTGGGTGAAGAAGAACGTCACCCGCTACAACTTCAACGGcggagttgacatcaa ATACGTAGCAGTTGGTAATGAACCCTTCTTGAAGTCATACAACGATTCCTTCACCAACATCACCTTCCCGGCGCTGAAGAACATCCAGAACGCTCTCAACGAAGCAGGAATAGGAGACGCCATCAAAGCCACCGTCCCCCTCAACGCTGACGTCTACGACTCACCGGCGAGCAACCCGGTGCCGTCGGCCGGAGACTTCCGAGCTGATATCCGTGACCTAATGGCGCAGATCGTCGAGTTCTTCAGCCTCAATGGTGCGCCCTTCACCGTCAACATATACCCATTCCTGAGCCTGTACGGGAACAGCGACTTCCCCATCGACTTCGCCTTCTTCGACGGCACCAGCGCTCCCGTTGTCGACAACGGGGTGGCGTACACCAACGTGTTCGACGCCAACTTCGACACGCTGGTCTCGGCTCTGAGGAAGGCCGGCTTCGGCGATCTGCCTATCGTGGTGGGGGAGGTCGGCTGGCCTACGGACGGCGACGTGAACGCCAATGTGGCCATGGCGGAGAGGTTCTTCGGTGGCCTCCTGAAGCGCCTTGCCGCCAAGAGCGGGACGCCGCTACGGCCGAACATGGAGATGCAGGTGTACTTGTTCGGCCTCGTCGACGAGGACGCCAAGAGCGTGGCGCCCGGGAACTTCGAGCGCCACTGGGGGCTCTTCACCTACGACGGACGGCCAAAGTTCGCCGTCGATTTCTCCGGGCAGGGACAGAACGGGATGCCGGTGGGAGCGAAGGGCGTGCAGTACCTGCCGACGAGGTGGTGTGCGTTGAATCCGGCCGCCACGGACCTCGGCAAGCTCGCCGACAACGTCAACTTCGCCTGCACGTACGCGGATTGCACCGCCCTCGGCGGCGGGTGCTCCTGCGATGCGCTCGACGCTTCAGGGAAAGCTTCGTATGCCTTCAACGCGTACTTCCAAGCTCAGAGCCAGAACGGGGAGAGCTGCTATTTCCAAGGACTCGCCATGGTGACGACGCAGAACATCTCGCAGGGCTCCTGCAACTTCACGATTCAGATCGCATCTTCCGCCGCTTCGACCTCTCGCCGGGGGCGGCTGGTGTTGCTTTTGTTGGCGATTGCCGCCGGGCTCTTGATGTAG